A portion of the Candidatus Sysuiplasma jiujiangense genome contains these proteins:
- the sixA gene encoding phosphohistidine phosphatase SixA, whose product MEMFIMRHGEAGKRLSVSKKDSERPLTVPGRKEIEEIYSCIRRRKYRFDIIAASPLKRAHETAALIGSRMRSASVEDWEELRPEGSRAVLYARLSKLNRSSRILIVGHEPYLSSMIGDIICNTCSCRISLKKTGLAKISVASFTPKIEGRLRWLLTPGQIKRMD is encoded by the coding sequence ATGGAAATGTTCATCATGAGACATGGAGAGGCCGGAAAAAGACTTTCGGTATCTAAGAAAGATTCGGAGAGGCCGCTGACCGTTCCAGGCAGGAAGGAGATCGAAGAGATATATTCCTGCATCCGAAGGCGCAAATACAGGTTTGATATTATCGCTGCGAGCCCGCTGAAGCGGGCACACGAAACGGCTGCTCTGATAGGCAGTAGAATGCGCAGTGCATCTGTGGAAGACTGGGAGGAACTCAGACCTGAAGGCAGCCGCGCTGTGCTTTATGCCAGGCTGTCAAAGCTGAACCGTTCTTCCAGAATACTCATAGTGGGTCATGAACCTTACCTCAGTTCCATGATAGGAGATATCATATGCAACACGTGCAGTTGCAGAATTTCCCTTAAGAAAACAGGACTTGCGAAAATATCAGTCGCTTCGTTCACTCCAAAGATTGAGGGCAGACTCAGATGGCTTCTCACGCCCGGGCAGATCAAGAGAATGGACTAA
- a CDS encoding alkaline phosphatase family protein, with protein sequence MASCTRRIRALTLVLTTILLLTPLNAVILPAIAAGSGGQDTRTPIKHVIEVMMENHSFDNMFGVYPEEIRPGGTFPAANITIPANLVSSRPSGLLKSVPVGRFSTPDPIEGYGPYHTDWNHGRMNGFANGSGPQSMYYFTSAQIAPEFDLAEEFSLADRYFASYLSETDPNRLMSLAGYTPITSDQNPPPEIPVAQSIFYELASHDILWKYYVQTPNGIPYPLNYFQGITRYSANIAPWSGFVSDVNSGSLPPVSFVMPVGGGASGYSQHPSDNVLIGEMWLLYIVDIVMHSAEWNSTAIFINYDEGGGYYDQVAPPATCGVQLGFRVPMFLISPYAKEDYVSDTVMNHASILAFIDYNWRLPALNRFVSYSNLPLDMFNFNRTYPGGFIRRQPINMAGFFGNLVPSSISFGYGSSREPVNLSSYFPMPLQIPVGYLPYTLNGSGESNLSMQNTSVFVPANYGVYAASYYVTLGTFFAIISVLSVIGVFLKRRRKNK encoded by the coding sequence ATGGCGTCATGCACGCGCAGGATCCGGGCACTGACCTTAGTTCTCACCACGATCCTGCTGCTCACTCCATTGAACGCGGTAATTCTACCAGCCATTGCTGCCGGCAGTGGCGGTCAGGACACGCGGACGCCAATAAAACATGTTATTGAAGTGATGATGGAAAACCACAGTTTCGACAATATGTTCGGCGTCTACCCGGAGGAAATCCGTCCGGGAGGGACCTTTCCGGCAGCAAACATCACCATACCTGCAAATCTCGTAAGCTCCCGTCCCTCTGGTTTATTGAAAAGCGTTCCGGTGGGACGGTTCAGCACCCCCGATCCTATAGAAGGCTACGGACCCTACCACACAGACTGGAATCACGGACGCATGAACGGTTTCGCCAACGGTTCGGGTCCCCAGTCCATGTATTATTTCACCTCCGCACAGATCGCGCCTGAATTTGATCTAGCAGAGGAGTTTTCACTAGCCGACAGGTACTTTGCCAGTTATCTCTCTGAAACAGATCCCAACAGGCTGATGAGTCTCGCAGGATACACGCCGATTACTTCCGACCAGAATCCACCACCTGAGATACCGGTTGCGCAGTCAATATTCTACGAGCTTGCCAGTCATGACATTCTCTGGAAATATTATGTTCAGACGCCAAATGGAATTCCTTACCCCCTCAATTATTTTCAGGGAATTACACGCTATTCCGCCAACATAGCTCCGTGGAGTGGTTTCGTTTCAGACGTAAACAGCGGCTCGCTCCCTCCGGTTTCATTTGTAATGCCCGTCGGAGGCGGAGCATCAGGATACAGCCAGCACCCGTCAGACAATGTGCTCATAGGGGAGATGTGGCTGCTTTATATCGTGGACATAGTGATGCACAGCGCAGAGTGGAATTCCACCGCCATCTTCATTAATTATGACGAAGGGGGCGGTTATTACGATCAGGTTGCGCCTCCGGCAACCTGCGGAGTGCAGCTTGGTTTCAGGGTGCCGATGTTCCTGATATCGCCTTATGCAAAGGAAGACTACGTATCGGACACCGTAATGAATCATGCTTCGATCCTAGCCTTCATAGACTACAACTGGAGACTGCCGGCGTTAAACAGGTTCGTATCGTACTCCAATCTTCCTCTCGACATGTTCAACTTCAACAGAACCTATCCCGGAGGATTCATCCGCAGGCAGCCGATCAACATGGCAGGCTTCTTCGGCAATCTGGTACCTTCCTCGATATCATTCGGTTACGGTTCGTCGCGGGAGCCCGTCAACCTTTCTTCATATTTCCCTATGCCGCTACAGATACCTGTCGGATATCTGCCCTACACGCTGAACGGCTCGGGCGAAAGCAATCTTTCCATGCAGAATACATCCGTTTTCGTGCCAGCAAACTACGGCGTTTATGCGGCTTCATATTACGTGACGCTCGGCACATTTTTTGCCATCATCTCAGTTCTGAGTGTTATTGGCGTGTTTCTCAAGAGAAGAAGGAAAAACAAATGA